AGGTAAAACTTATACGGCGCTATACGGGAAAGGTGATATTTCGGTAACGCCTGCAAAGATGCCATTTTTTGCCCGCTGGGATCGAGACGATCGCTACTTGCAAATTCGGGTTGCGTCTGGCTTCATGAAGCGCGTTGCTAGTGAAGTGCTTGAGCGCAATTTCGAGCATCTGGAATTACTCGCCCAATTTCAAACTCGCGATCCGCAGCTTGAGGCGATCGCTATGCTGCTACTTGCAGAACTTCAACAGGAAAATTTAGGCGGTAAGCTTTACGTTGAATCACTAGCAAACCTGCTAGCAGTGCATTTACTCAGATTTTATTTTGCTACTCAACCTCGCGTGGCAATTTACGAAAGCGGTTTAACCCAACGTCAACTGCTGCAAGTTTTGGAATACATCAACGAATATCTCAGTCAACAAATCATCAAACTTGCAGACTTAGCGAATTTACTGGGTATGAGTCA
This sequence is a window from Chroococcidiopsis sp. TS-821. Protein-coding genes within it:
- a CDS encoding helix-turn-helix domain-containing protein; its protein translation is MKTTVPDQQETTGVPILSSQNQGWENILVEQFQHPAGEGWCHFSDDRAINLSLAPRPVSLMQIQGGKTYTALYGKGDISVTPAKMPFFARWDRDDRYLQIRVASGFMKRVASEVLERNFEHLELLAQFQTRDPQLEAIAMLLLAELQQENLGGKLYVESLANLLAVHLLRFYFATQPRVAIYESGLTQRQLLQVLEYINEYLSQQIIKLADLANLLGMSQFHFSHLFKRSLGIAPHQYLLQQRVERAKQLLKQTDRSIIDIAFLCGFNSHSHLSKQFRQLTGITPKAYRAQ